One window of the Microbulbifer sp. Q7 genome contains the following:
- a CDS encoding YajG family lipoprotein, giving the protein MKSFATLLVTGFAFMLAACAHSPVQVAVKPQVTVAPDNLGAGYTVHARGVNQLPGGGLGSLGGIYADSSNVTLANDIETSMVGALYQGLEAWSFRRVETGGDVQVVANLIDLKYDSPNKLYTTKVNSGASIQLQVTVKGATFFGNYSTSGNDRNLIKPSPEEVESTINRLLSATLQRAFEDEKLKAFLRQHL; this is encoded by the coding sequence ATGAAAAGTTTTGCCACACTATTGGTAACTGGATTTGCCTTTATGCTGGCGGCCTGTGCGCACAGCCCGGTGCAGGTGGCGGTCAAGCCGCAGGTAACGGTGGCGCCGGACAACCTTGGCGCCGGCTATACCGTGCACGCCCGCGGGGTCAACCAGCTGCCCGGTGGTGGTCTCGGGTCGCTGGGTGGCATCTACGCGGACTCCTCTAACGTGACCCTAGCGAACGACATCGAAACGTCCATGGTCGGCGCCCTGTACCAGGGGCTGGAAGCCTGGTCTTTTCGTCGCGTGGAAACCGGTGGCGACGTACAGGTTGTCGCGAACTTGATCGACCTCAAGTACGACAGTCCCAATAAGCTGTACACCACGAAAGTGAATTCCGGTGCGTCGATTCAATTGCAGGTGACGGTGAAAGGGGCCACCTTTTTTGGCAACTACAGCACCAGTGGCAATGATCGCAATCTCATCAAGCCGAGTCCTGAAGAGGTGGAGAGCACCATTAACCGGTTGCTGAGCGCCACACTCCAGCGCGCATTCGAAGACGAAAAACTGAAGGCATTTTTGCGTCAGCACCTGTAA
- a CDS encoding EAL domain-containing protein, protein MTEFTPKNAAYHGQLDESGSDLLPGGHLSREAAELALGEVADGVIVTDRHGVVRYSNPLVSELCGNLVGLLPGQLLSDSLPLFTDEGQPLDLKLASGDSGEDIPRRRELHANIRREEGDLIAVSVQINSLTSGAALDGYVLVLRHTSDARRISTRLSWQSSHDALTHLPNRQTFEHALQQLLKADNGARQHHILLYLDVYQFKVVNDTLGYNAGDALLIALAKILTRCLGNGDLLGRVGSDEFALLLKDCTLEEARRIVTRLREAVNDYVFQWEDSETRPALSIGAVSVDRHAPPASQLLASANDACSAARDQGRNRVKFFGDSRKALEKRRESTWLAEIHAAIREDRLLLYRQPVVALQGNNHVHHYEVLVRMQGRDGDVISPGLFLPAAERYGMIDEVDRWVIRNILRYMALEQVHGSAGFHYAINISGISLGDELFADFVLRELTEAGVAPSRVQFEITETSAIANLDRALLFIHKLRAAGCSFALDDFGRGASSLAYLRQLPVDYLKIDGSFVRNMLEDEIDSAMVSTIDHLAKRMGIATIAEFAETPELLEKLRLMGVDYAQGFGIAAAACLPEISGPRPTSVN, encoded by the coding sequence TTGACTGAGTTCACACCCAAAAACGCCGCCTATCACGGTCAGCTGGATGAGTCCGGTTCTGACCTGTTGCCTGGTGGGCATTTGAGCCGGGAGGCGGCGGAGTTGGCGCTGGGTGAGGTGGCGGATGGCGTGATCGTGACCGATCGTCACGGCGTTGTGCGCTATAGCAATCCTCTGGTGAGTGAACTCTGCGGCAATCTGGTGGGGCTGTTGCCTGGGCAGTTACTCAGCGACAGCCTGCCGCTGTTTACGGACGAGGGGCAACCGCTGGATCTCAAGCTGGCCAGCGGCGACAGCGGAGAAGACATTCCCCGCCGGCGCGAGTTGCATGCCAATATCCGCAGAGAGGAAGGCGATCTGATCGCGGTCAGCGTGCAGATCAATAGTCTCACCAGTGGTGCGGCGCTGGACGGCTATGTGCTGGTGCTGCGACACACTTCCGATGCCCGCCGTATCTCCACCCGCCTCAGCTGGCAGAGCAGTCATGATGCGCTCACCCATCTCCCCAACCGCCAGACGTTTGAGCACGCGCTGCAGCAGCTGCTGAAGGCCGACAATGGTGCCCGCCAGCACCATATCCTGCTGTACCTCGATGTGTACCAGTTCAAGGTGGTCAACGACACCTTGGGCTACAACGCGGGCGACGCACTATTGATTGCACTGGCGAAGATTCTGACTCGCTGCCTCGGCAATGGCGACCTGCTGGGTCGTGTGGGCAGTGATGAATTTGCGCTGTTGTTGAAAGATTGCACGCTGGAAGAGGCGCGGCGCATTGTTACCCGCTTGCGCGAAGCCGTGAATGATTATGTGTTCCAGTGGGAAGACAGCGAAACCCGCCCGGCACTCTCCATTGGCGCGGTCAGTGTTGATCGCCATGCTCCACCTGCGAGCCAGCTACTGGCTTCGGCCAATGACGCGTGCAGTGCGGCGCGGGACCAGGGGCGCAACCGGGTCAAATTTTTTGGGGATTCGCGCAAGGCGCTTGAGAAGCGTCGCGAGAGTACCTGGCTGGCAGAAATTCACGCCGCCATTCGCGAAGATCGCCTGTTGCTTTATCGGCAGCCAGTGGTGGCGCTGCAGGGTAACAACCACGTGCATCACTACGAGGTACTGGTGCGTATGCAGGGCCGGGACGGGGACGTGATTTCTCCGGGGTTGTTTCTGCCGGCGGCAGAGCGCTACGGGATGATCGATGAGGTGGACCGTTGGGTGATCCGGAATATTTTGCGATACATGGCGCTGGAGCAGGTCCATGGCTCCGCCGGTTTCCACTATGCCATCAATATTTCCGGCATCAGTCTCGGCGACGAGCTGTTTGCGGATTTTGTACTGCGCGAACTGACCGAGGCGGGCGTGGCGCCGTCGCGGGTACAGTTTGAGATTACCGAGACCAGCGCGATCGCCAACCTGGATCGGGCGCTGCTATTTATCCACAAATTGCGCGCCGCGGGGTGTAGTTTCGCACTGGATGATTTCGGCCGCGGCGCCTCGTCTCTGGCGTACCTGCGTCAGTTGCCGGTGGATTACCTGAAGATTGATGGTTCGTTCGTGCGCAATATGCTGGAGGACGAGATCGACAGTGCCATGGTGAGCACCATCGACCATCTGGCGAAGCGCATGGGTATCGCCACCATTGCAGAATTTGCCGAGACGCCGGAGCTGCTGGAGAAACTGCGCCTGATGGGGGTGGACTACGCCCAGGGCTTTGGTATTGCCGCGGCGGCCTGCCTGCCGGAAATCAGCGGGCCTCGCCCGACGTCGGTTAATTAA
- a CDS encoding protein-disulfide reductase DsbD translates to MTAKTFGLPSKAASHFSILAVLSVALILLALFTPPTFARDSFSAAQSSSPFAALSSGQDDFLPVDQAYQLDILLTDNGASALFQIAPEYYLYRDKLALYTVEGERKTALPLKLEKGEVIWDDYFEKETEVYRWQLEVPLALSGDDAIQVQVHYQGCADAGLCYPPQIRNFALDPVAKTVSPIVDGPGPTGGAGGAASQNPGNLSGAAATSGALGGLLLAMALAFGGGLLLNLMPCVFPVLSIKALAITHAGERQHLHGWAYTAGVIGTFVLIAAIMLVLRTAGEAVGWGFQLQSPVVIAALVYLFFAMGLSLSGVTEFGGRLMGLGAHGAQNSGLGGSFSTGALATVVASPCTAPMMGSALGFAVTQPAPMALAVFAALGAGMAAPFLLLTYMPGLARRLPRPGPWMETLKQLLAFPMYLTAVWLLWVLGRQTGSDGVTLVLAGAVAIAFALWLWPGAHRDGQQKWLRHAVAVVAVAGAVWALPNLASLQSATGQQAQSGKSDYWQVYSPEALADARSEGRPVLINMTAAWCITCLANEKVVLSSDAVTAAVGDLGFTALKGDWTNQDPQITELLARYGRSSVPLYLLFPAGGGEPLILPQILTRDGLLTAMRGAAGDEAVASSEQNTP, encoded by the coding sequence ATGACTGCGAAGACCTTCGGCTTGCCATCCAAAGCAGCATCACACTTTTCCATCCTCGCGGTGCTCAGTGTGGCCCTGATCCTCCTGGCGCTGTTCACACCGCCCACATTTGCCCGGGACAGCTTCAGCGCCGCGCAGTCCTCGTCACCGTTCGCTGCCCTGAGTAGCGGGCAGGATGACTTCCTGCCGGTGGACCAGGCCTACCAGCTGGACATCCTGCTTACCGACAACGGGGCCAGCGCCCTATTCCAGATTGCCCCCGAGTACTACCTGTACCGCGACAAGCTCGCGCTGTACACCGTGGAGGGAGAGCGCAAGACCGCACTACCTCTCAAGCTGGAAAAGGGTGAGGTGATCTGGGACGACTACTTTGAGAAAGAAACAGAAGTCTACCGCTGGCAGCTGGAAGTTCCGCTGGCACTAAGCGGAGACGACGCCATCCAGGTTCAGGTGCACTACCAGGGCTGCGCGGATGCCGGCCTCTGCTACCCCCCGCAGATTCGTAATTTCGCACTGGACCCGGTGGCAAAAACCGTTTCCCCAATCGTCGACGGGCCCGGGCCGACCGGGGGCGCCGGTGGCGCAGCCAGCCAGAACCCGGGCAACTTGTCCGGCGCAGCCGCCACCAGTGGTGCGCTTGGCGGCCTGCTCCTCGCCATGGCACTGGCGTTTGGCGGCGGCCTGCTGCTCAACCTGATGCCCTGCGTATTTCCGGTGCTGTCGATCAAGGCTCTGGCCATCACCCATGCCGGCGAGCGCCAGCACCTGCACGGCTGGGCGTATACCGCCGGTGTTATCGGCACCTTTGTCCTGATTGCCGCGATCATGCTGGTGCTGCGCACGGCCGGCGAGGCGGTGGGCTGGGGCTTTCAGCTGCAATCCCCGGTGGTGATCGCTGCCCTCGTGTACCTGTTCTTCGCCATGGGGCTGAGTCTCTCCGGTGTGACCGAATTTGGCGGGCGCCTGATGGGACTGGGTGCACACGGCGCCCAGAATAGCGGCCTCGGCGGCTCCTTCAGCACCGGTGCACTCGCTACGGTGGTGGCCAGCCCCTGTACCGCACCGATGATGGGCTCCGCGCTCGGCTTCGCCGTTACCCAGCCGGCCCCCATGGCACTGGCGGTATTCGCGGCCCTTGGCGCCGGCATGGCGGCGCCCTTCCTGCTGCTCACCTACATGCCGGGCCTCGCCCGACGTCTGCCGCGCCCCGGACCCTGGATGGAGACGCTCAAGCAGCTCCTCGCCTTTCCCATGTACCTCACCGCGGTATGGCTACTCTGGGTGCTCGGCCGCCAGACCGGCAGTGACGGTGTCACGCTGGTGCTCGCCGGTGCGGTAGCCATCGCCTTTGCCCTGTGGCTGTGGCCAGGTGCGCACCGCGACGGCCAGCAAAAATGGCTGCGCCATGCCGTTGCCGTGGTCGCGGTGGCCGGCGCCGTCTGGGCATTGCCCAATCTGGCCAGCCTGCAGAGCGCGACAGGGCAGCAGGCGCAGTCGGGCAAAAGTGATTACTGGCAGGTGTACTCCCCCGAAGCGCTGGCGGACGCCCGCAGCGAGGGCCGTCCGGTGCTGATCAATATGACCGCGGCCTGGTGCATTACCTGCCTGGCCAATGAGAAGGTGGTGCTTTCCAGCGACGCGGTGACCGCGGCAGTGGGTGACCTGGGTTTTACCGCCCTGAAAGGCGACTGGACCAACCAGGACCCGCAGATCACCGAATTACTGGCCCGCTACGGGCGCTCCAGCGTGCCGCTGTATTTGCTGTTTCCCGCAGGCGGCGGTGAGCCGCTGATCCTGCCGCAGATCCTCACCCGCGACGGTTTGCTCACCGCCATGCGCGGCGCCGCTGGCGACGAAGCGGTCGCCAGCTCCGAACAAAACACACCCTGA
- the accC gene encoding acetyl-CoA carboxylase biotin carboxylase subunit codes for MFEKILIANRGEIALRVLRACKEMGIGTVAVHSQVDRDLKHVRLADEAVCIGPNPSPQSYLNIPAIIAAMEITDAVAVHPGYGFLAENADFAEQVQKSGFTFIGPDADTIRLMGDKVSAIAAMKRAGVPTVPGSDGPLPEDGEKCLEIARRIGLPVIIKAAAGGGGRGMRVVHSEGALLNAISVTKSEAGAAFGDSTVYMEKFLQNPRHVEIQVMSDGQGNAVHFGDRDCSLQRRHQKVLEEAPAPGIPDKVRKEVQDSCVQACIDIGYRGAGTFEFLYEDERFYFIEMNTRIQVEHPVSEMVTGVDLIKEQIRVCAGEKLSFKQEDIKITGHAFECRINAEDPKSFFPCPGKVENFHAPGGLGVRVDSHLYSGYTVPPNYDSMIAKIITYAEDRETALARMRVALSETIITGIKTNIPLQEDLVRDAEFAKGGVNIHYLEKKLGLE; via the coding sequence ATGTTTGAAAAAATACTGATCGCCAACCGCGGCGAAATCGCCCTGCGTGTATTGCGCGCGTGTAAAGAGATGGGTATCGGTACCGTGGCGGTACACTCCCAGGTTGACCGCGACCTCAAGCACGTGCGCCTGGCGGATGAGGCCGTGTGCATCGGCCCCAACCCGTCCCCACAGAGCTATCTGAATATCCCGGCCATTATCGCGGCGATGGAAATCACCGATGCGGTGGCGGTACACCCCGGTTACGGCTTCCTCGCAGAGAATGCCGACTTTGCCGAACAGGTGCAGAAAAGCGGCTTCACGTTCATTGGTCCAGACGCCGACACCATTCGCCTGATGGGCGACAAGGTTTCCGCCATCGCGGCAATGAAACGAGCTGGCGTCCCCACGGTACCGGGCTCCGATGGCCCGCTGCCGGAAGACGGCGAGAAGTGCCTGGAAATCGCGCGCCGCATTGGCCTGCCAGTGATCATCAAGGCTGCTGCCGGCGGTGGTGGCCGCGGTATGCGCGTGGTGCACAGCGAAGGCGCCCTGCTCAATGCCATTTCGGTGACCAAGTCTGAAGCCGGCGCCGCGTTCGGTGACAGCACGGTCTATATGGAAAAGTTCCTGCAGAACCCGCGTCACGTGGAAATCCAGGTAATGTCGGACGGTCAGGGCAATGCGGTGCACTTCGGCGACCGCGACTGCTCCCTGCAGCGCCGCCACCAGAAGGTGCTGGAAGAAGCCCCAGCCCCCGGCATCCCGGACAAGGTACGTAAAGAAGTACAGGATTCCTGTGTACAGGCCTGTATCGATATCGGCTACCGCGGCGCGGGCACGTTCGAATTCCTGTACGAAGACGAGCGTTTCTACTTCATCGAAATGAATACCCGTATTCAGGTGGAGCACCCGGTCTCGGAGATGGTCACCGGCGTCGACCTGATCAAGGAGCAGATCCGCGTCTGCGCGGGCGAAAAGCTCTCTTTCAAGCAGGAAGACATCAAGATCACCGGCCATGCGTTCGAGTGCCGCATCAACGCCGAGGATCCGAAGAGCTTCTTCCCCTGCCCCGGCAAGGTGGAAAACTTCCACGCCCCGGGCGGCCTCGGCGTACGTGTGGACTCGCACCTGTACTCCGGCTACACCGTGCCCCCAAACTACGATTCCATGATTGCCAAGATCATCACCTACGCCGAAGACCGCGAAACCGCCCTGGCGCGGATGCGTGTGGCACTGAGTGAAACGATCATCACCGGCATCAAGACCAACATCCCGCTGCAGGAAGATCTGGTGCGCGATGCGGAATTTGCCAAGGGTGGAGTGAATATTCACTACCTTGAGAAGAAACTGGGGCTCGAATAA
- a CDS encoding N-acetylglucosaminyltransferase has product MRAVQRRLVQAALLLAVLVAVGCATPPPEPQAPVLPVEPPQPTGPSPEEIRHRAVQHFLARAEVAQREGFITMPAGASAYDFYLQVQQLDPGNIQAAAGIQTLVMQLVEQARDALRQRSFGRVNSLLNTADEIAPGNPLSKEVRSQLRREQQRARQDVTPGGPGAQTVALPERDLTARSDAMVQMLGSIARRIREHGLRVVIVARTDAEGRWVYSQLRQAVPGYRVRGDIKLGNPPRLLLQKNP; this is encoded by the coding sequence GTGCGCGCTGTACAGCGGCGATTGGTACAGGCGGCGTTGCTGCTGGCTGTGCTGGTGGCGGTGGGATGTGCAACACCGCCACCGGAACCGCAGGCGCCAGTGCTGCCGGTAGAGCCGCCGCAGCCCACCGGGCCGAGTCCGGAAGAAATCCGCCATCGCGCCGTGCAGCATTTTCTGGCCCGCGCGGAGGTGGCTCAGCGGGAGGGATTTATCACCATGCCCGCCGGCGCCAGTGCCTACGACTTTTACCTGCAGGTGCAACAGCTGGATCCGGGAAACATACAGGCCGCAGCCGGTATCCAGACCCTGGTGATGCAGCTGGTTGAGCAGGCGCGTGACGCCCTGCGCCAGCGCTCCTTTGGCCGGGTGAACAGCCTGCTGAACACGGCCGACGAGATTGCCCCGGGCAATCCGCTGTCCAAAGAGGTGCGCAGCCAGTTGCGACGCGAGCAGCAACGGGCGCGACAGGATGTGACGCCGGGAGGTCCGGGCGCCCAGACGGTGGCGCTACCCGAGCGGGATCTGACTGCGCGCTCCGATGCCATGGTGCAGATGCTGGGTTCCATCGCCCGGCGTATTCGCGAGCACGGGCTGCGGGTGGTGATTGTTGCCCGCACCGATGCTGAGGGGCGCTGGGTTTACAGCCAGTTGCGCCAGGCTGTGCCCGGATACCGCGTGCGCGGGGATATAAAGCTCGGCAATCCACCGCGATTACTGTTACAAAAGAATCCCTGA
- the aroQ gene encoding type II 3-dehydroquinate dehydratase, whose amino-acid sequence MAKLLLLHGPNLNLLGTREPQIYGSTTLAQINESARAQCDAAGCAFDCLQSNSEAALVERIHQAYADKVDFIVINPAAFTHTSVALRDALAGVAIPFIEVHLSNPHAREAFRHHSYLSDLAVGVVCGFGADSYTLALEAALKRL is encoded by the coding sequence ATGGCGAAACTGCTTTTGCTGCATGGCCCCAATCTGAACCTGCTGGGCACCCGAGAGCCACAGATATACGGCTCCACCACCCTCGCCCAGATCAACGAGTCCGCCCGCGCCCAGTGCGACGCGGCCGGTTGCGCCTTCGATTGCCTGCAAAGTAACAGCGAGGCGGCGCTGGTAGAGCGGATTCACCAGGCGTATGCCGACAAGGTGGACTTTATCGTCATCAACCCCGCTGCCTTTACCCACACCAGTGTGGCGCTGCGCGATGCCCTGGCGGGGGTGGCCATTCCCTTTATTGAAGTCCACCTCTCCAACCCCCATGCCCGCGAGGCGTTCCGACACCACTCCTACCTGTCCGATCTGGCAGTGGGCGTGGTCTGCGGGTTCGGAGCAGATAGCTACACCCTGGCATTGGAAGCGGCCCTGAAGCGGCTTTAA
- a CDS encoding copper chaperone PCu(A)C gives MIKPLLRVRYCVLSVLFVALAGGVVAAENTRLHAQVTAEAPSDKLAAEVEAAGYALEMPPGAPMGAAYVALRNLSANERVLARVELPAHPAGKIEMHTTQEVDGVSRMRPLKKIALPGHGTIEMRPGATHLMVHGVTLKAGELLPLRLVFADGTTRDMQLPVYGREQQKERAEPDTGHHHGHHHHG, from the coding sequence ATGATCAAACCGCTATTGCGAGTCCGTTACTGTGTGCTGAGCGTACTTTTTGTCGCCCTTGCCGGCGGCGTTGTCGCGGCGGAAAACACAAGATTGCATGCGCAGGTGACCGCTGAAGCGCCGAGCGACAAGTTGGCAGCAGAAGTGGAGGCCGCGGGCTATGCCCTGGAAATGCCGCCCGGTGCACCCATGGGGGCAGCCTACGTTGCCCTGCGCAATCTGTCTGCTAACGAGCGGGTGCTGGCCAGGGTGGAGTTGCCCGCTCACCCGGCGGGGAAAATTGAAATGCATACCACGCAGGAGGTAGACGGCGTTAGTCGTATGCGTCCGTTGAAAAAAATTGCGCTGCCCGGTCACGGCACCATTGAAATGCGCCCGGGTGCGACCCATCTGATGGTACATGGGGTGACATTGAAAGCCGGGGAGTTGCTGCCGCTGCGGCTGGTGTTTGCCGATGGGACCACCCGCGATATGCAGCTGCCGGTCTACGGTCGCGAGCAACAAAAGGAGCGCGCGGAGCCGGATACGGGGCACCACCACGGGCATCACCATCACGGTTGA
- the accB gene encoding acetyl-CoA carboxylase biotin carboxyl carrier protein — protein MDIRKIKKLIELLEESDIGELEIKEGEESVRISRGTSGASMQMPQMAMPMMAPAAPAAPVAAAPAPAPAAESEAESVPALTGHPVKSPMVGTFYAASSPGAAPFVKVGQQVKAGDVICIVEAMKMMNQIEADKAGTIEAILVEDGQPVEFDQPLVIIS, from the coding sequence ATGGATATTCGCAAGATCAAGAAACTGATTGAACTGCTCGAGGAGTCCGATATCGGCGAGCTGGAGATTAAGGAAGGGGAAGAGTCCGTGCGCATCAGCCGCGGCACCAGCGGCGCCTCCATGCAGATGCCGCAAATGGCGATGCCGATGATGGCGCCCGCTGCACCCGCCGCCCCGGTCGCGGCAGCTCCTGCGCCGGCCCCCGCCGCAGAAAGCGAAGCAGAGTCCGTACCGGCACTCACCGGCCACCCGGTGAAATCACCGATGGTCGGCACCTTTTATGCCGCTTCCAGCCCCGGCGCCGCCCCCTTCGTGAAAGTGGGCCAGCAAGTCAAAGCGGGCGATGTCATCTGTATCGTTGAAGCCATGAAAATGATGAACCAGATTGAAGCCGACAAGGCCGGCACCATCGAAGCCATTCTGGTGGAAGACGGTCAGCCGGTAGAGTTCGACCAGCCCCTGGTGATCATTTCCTGA